A genomic region of Gossypium hirsutum isolate 1008001.06 chromosome D01, Gossypium_hirsutum_v2.1, whole genome shotgun sequence contains the following coding sequences:
- the LOC121214035 gene encoding uncharacterized protein isoform X1 has product MKRELDYGVDGSLGQTREAVIHSQTQASSSSSCCKRVNSTQVNGYIVYTRVKKSRIDCRVSENLDNQKLKDFNEPINSFKVSLIDEDQENRILADANGVNNNLIESRSGNGNLAGDKVVIENVVDESLVVRDIVKGGPFIEALIEESHTIGENAIVGNLVVEAIGIDGKPVVQSCQSMDELETRPVEKGGFDSSDGNDDDLLLKTLRRPKKSLWGPKVEAEESLGCEQQNVENVLVSNFGGEEAAEESGLTTPRKNLELKMSKKISLNKCPMTVKELFDTGLLDGVPVVYMGTISSKTAGLRGIITDGGILCSCSLCKGRRVVPPSQFEIHACKQYKRAAQYICFENGKSLLEVLRACRRGPLHTLEATIQNIIRAVPEQKCFTCRRCKGSFPVIHVGQVGPLCNSCVELKKSQFITMSSPSVGTRSQEPVSMLQSFGSASLSVSPQNRSQRKKANKSSELDLTSNSPQCSSSSISLQNRRPWKTTRKFIVGASYFRLVISRLTKPGLFTKSLKSASVHISSQDKGHWRTKKKPVKPVLMSKMFKGASSPIYSPNGSQWKMTTKDQRLHKLVFEEDGLPDGTEVAYYARGQRLLEGYKKGFGIICRCCNCEVSPSQFEAHAGWASRRKPYAYIYTSNGVSLHELAISLSKGRLYSAKDNDVACIICADGGNLLLCDGCPRAFHKECASLPTIPHGRWYCKYCQNMLMREKCAEHNANAAAAGRILGVDAIEQITSRCVRIVKNIETELSGCTLCRACDFSKSGFGPRTVILCDQCEKEYHIGCLRTHKMADLREIPKGKWFCCSDCGRIHSTLQKLLIHGAERLPDSLLDVLKKKYAEKGLDADINIDVRWRLLSSKFASPETRLLLSQAVGIFHECFNPIVDATTGRDLIPCMVYGRNLKGQEYGGMYCAVLTINSFVVSAGIIRVFGQEIAEIPLVATSIANHGKGYFQLLFSCIEKLLAFLNVKNIILPAAEEAESIWTDKFGFKKLRPDQLSEYRKSCCQMVIFQGTSMLQKEVPIHQLISSIERRELYEHLNQGRSDFLE; this is encoded by the exons ATGAAGCGAGAGTTGGATTACGGAGTGGATGGTTCACTCGGTCAAACTCGGGAGGCAGTGATTCACTCTCAAACTCAGGCGAGTTCTAGTAGTAGTTGTTGTAAAAGAGTTAATAGTACTCAAGTGAATGGTTACATTGTGTACACTCGAGTTAAAAAGTCGAGAATTGATTGCCGTGTTTCTGAGAATTTAGATAACCAAAAGCTCAAGGACTTTAATGAACCGATAAATAGTTTTAAAGTGTCTTTAATTGATGAGGATCAGGAGAATAGAATTTTAGCTGACGCAAATGGTGTAAACAATAATTTGATTGAAAGTAGATCGGGAAATGGAAATTTAGCAGGGGATAAAGTGGTAATAGAAAATGTGGTTGATGAGAGCTTAGTTGTTCGAGATATTGTCAAAGGTGGTCCATTTATAGAGGCTTTGATTGAAGAAAGCCATACCATTGGAGAAAATGCCATTGTAGGGAACCTGGTAGTTGAGGCAATTGGAATAGATGGTAAGCCTGTTGTTCAATCTTGTCAGTCTATGGATGAGCTTGAGACTCGTCCGGTAGAGAAAGGAGGCTTTGACAGTAGTGACGGTAATGATGATGATTTACTCTTGAAGACCCTGAGGCGGCCCAAGAAATCACTATGGGGACCAAAGGTTGAAGCAGAGGAAAGTTTGGGGTGCGAACAGCAGAATGTTGAGAATGTGTTAGTTTCAAATTTTGGTGGAGAAGAAGCAGCTGAAGAAAGTGGATTGACGACACCTAGGAAGAATTTGGagttgaaaatgtcaaaaaagatCTCACTTAATAAGTGCCCAATGACTGTTAAAGAGCTCTTTGACACTGGCTTGCTTGATGGGGTTCCAGTAGTTTACATGGGTACAATTAGTAGTAAG ACAGCTGGTCTTCGGGGCATCATAACAGATGGAGGAATTTTGTGTTCATGTTCCTTGTGTAAAGGGCGCAGA GTTGTTCCACCTTCCCAATTTGAGATTCATGCTTGTAAACAATACAAACGAGCAGCTCAATATATCTGCTTTGAAAATGGGAAGAGCCTGCTTGAGGTGTTGCGGGCATGCAGGAGAGGACCTCTGCATACATTAGAAGcaacaattcaaaatatcattagAGCTGTACCTGAGCAAAAATGTTTCACTTGTAGAAGATGCAAAG GTTCATTTCCTGTAATACATGTTGGCCAAGTAGGACCGCTTTGCAATTCATGCGTGGAGTTGAAGAAATCTCAGTTCATCACAATGAGTTCACCCAGTGTTGGAACCAG ATCACAAGAACCCGTTTCGATGTTGCAGTCCTTTGGAAGTGCATCATTGAGTGTCTCTCCACAAAATAGAAGTCAAAGGAAGAAAGCAAACAA GTCATCAGAGCTCGATTTGACATCAAATTCACCTCAATGTTCTTCGTCATCTATTTCTTTACAAAACAGACGTCCATGGAAGACAACAAGAAA GTTTATTGTTGGTGCATCATACTTCCGTCTTGTTATTTCCAGGTTAACGAAGCCAGGGTTATTCACGAAGTCCTTGAAGAGCGCTTCAGTGCATATTTCCTCTCAAGATAAGGGCCATTGGAGAACAAAAAAGAA GCCAGTGAAACCAGTGTTGATGTCAAAGATGTTCAAAGGAGCTTCATCACCAATTTATTCACCCAATGGAAGTCAATGGAAGATGACAACAAA AGATCAGCGATTGCATAAGTTGGTATTTGAGGAAGATGGACTGCCTGATGGAACTGAAGTTGCATACTATGCCCGTGGACAG AGATTGCTTGAGGGTTACAAAAAGGGCTTTGGGATAATTTGTCGTTGTTGCAATTGTGAG GTTAGCCCCTCACAGTTTGAAGCTCATGCTGGTTGGGCTTCTCGTCGAAAACC CTACGCGTACATTTACACGTCTAATGGGGTGTCTCTGCATGAACTGGCAATATCTCTCTCAAAAGGCCGTCTTTATTCTGCCAAGGATAATGATGTTGCATGCATCATTTGTGCTGATGGTGGAAATCTTTTGCTTTGTGATGGATGCCCAAGGGCATTTCATAAAG AATGTGCTTCTCTACCAACAATTCCTCATGGTCGCTGGTACTGCAAATATTGCCAGAacatgttgatgagagaaaagtGTGCAGAACATAATGCTAATGCTGCTGCTGCTGGAAGGATTTTAGGAGTTGATGCTATAGAGCAAATAACCAGCAGATGTGTACGAATTGTGAAGAACATCGAGACAGAACTTAGTGGATGCACATTATGCAG gGCATGCGATTTTAGCAAATCAGGATTTGGTCCTCGGACAGTTATACTTTGTGATCAG TGTGAGAAAGAATATCATATTGGCTGTTTGAGGACTCATAAAATGGCTGATCTAAGG GAAATACCGAAAGGGAAGTGGTTTTGCTGCTCAGATTGCGGTAGGATCCATTCTACACTGCAGAAGTTGCTCATTCATGGAGCTGAAAGGCTCCCTGACTCCCTTTTGGATGTATTAAAGAAGAAATATGCGGAAAAAGGTTTAGATGCTGATATCAATATTGATGTGAGATGGAGGCTTCTTAGCAGCAAATTCGCTTCTCCTGAAACTAGATTGTTGCTTTCTCAAGCAGTTGGTATCTTCCAT GAATGTTTCAACCCCATAGTTGATGCAAcaactgggagggaccttatccCATGCATGGTTTATGG TAGGAACTTAAAGGGCCAAGAATACGGTGGAATGTATTGTGCTGTATTGACAATTAA CTCATTCGTTGTATCAGCTGGAATAATTCGAGTTTTTGGGCAAGAAATTGCTGAAATCCCTTTAGTTGCTACAAGCATTGCTAACCATGGAAAG GGTTACTTCCAGCTGTTATTCTCTTGTATCGAAAAGCTGTTGGCATTCTTGAATGTAAAAAATATCATTCTCCCAGCTGCTGAAGAAGCTGAATCAATCTGGACAGATAAATTTGGTTTCAAGAAGTTAAGACCCGACCAG CTCAGTGAATATAGAAAATCATGCTGCCAGATGGTTATTTTCCAAGGAACTTCGATGCTACAGAAAGAAGTTCCAATCCATCAACTCATTAGTAGTATCGAGCGCAGGGAGTTATATGAACATTTGAACCAAGGAAGATCTGATTTTCTAGA GTGA
- the LOC121214035 gene encoding uncharacterized protein isoform X4, with translation MKRELDYGVDGSLGQTREAVIHSQTQASSSSSCCKRVNSTQVNGYIVYTRVKKSRIDCRVSENLDNQKLKDFNEPINSFKVSLIDEDQENRILADANGVNNNLIESRSGNGNLAGDKVVIENVVDESLVVRDIVKGGPFIEALIEESHTIGENAIVGNLVVEAIGIDGKPVVQSCQSMDELETRPVEKGGFDSSDGNDDDLLLKTLRRPKKSLWGPKVEAEESLGCEQQNVENVLVSNFGGEEAAEESGLTTPRKNLELKMSKKISLNKCPMTVKELFDTGLLDGVPVVYMGTISSKTAGLRGIITDGGILCSCSLCKGRRVVPPSQFEIHACKQYKRAAQYICFENGKSLLEVLRACRRGPLHTLEATIQNIIRAVPEQKCFTCRRCKGSFPVIHVGQVGPLCNSCVELKKSQFITMSSPSVGTRSQEPVSMLQSFGSASLSVSPQNRSQRKKANKSSELDLTSNSPQCSSSSISLQNRRPWKTTRKLTKPGLFTKSLKSASVHISSQDKGHWRTKKKPVKPVLMSKMFKGASSPIYSPNGSQWKMTTKDQRLHKLVFEEDGLPDGTEVAYYARGQVSPSQFEAHAGWASRRKPYAYIYTSNGVSLHELAISLSKGRLYSAKDNDVACIICADGGNLLLCDGCPRAFHKECASLPTIPHGRWYCKYCQNMLMREKCAEHNANAAAAGRILGVDAIEQITSRCVRIVKNIETELSGCTLCRACDFSKSGFGPRTVILCDQCEKEYHIGCLRTHKMADLREIPKGKWFCCSDCGRIHSTLQKLLIHGAERLPDSLLDVLKKKYAEKGLDADINIDVRWRLLSSKFASPETRLLLSQAVGIFHECFNPIVDATTGRDLIPCMVYGRNLKGQEYGGMYCAVLTINSFVVSAGIIRVFGQEIAEIPLVATSIANHGKGYFQLLFSCIEKLLAFLNVKNIILPAAEEAESIWTDKFGFKKLRPDQLSEYRKSCCQMVIFQGTSMLQKEVPIHQLISSIERRELYEHLNQGRSDFLE, from the exons ATGAAGCGAGAGTTGGATTACGGAGTGGATGGTTCACTCGGTCAAACTCGGGAGGCAGTGATTCACTCTCAAACTCAGGCGAGTTCTAGTAGTAGTTGTTGTAAAAGAGTTAATAGTACTCAAGTGAATGGTTACATTGTGTACACTCGAGTTAAAAAGTCGAGAATTGATTGCCGTGTTTCTGAGAATTTAGATAACCAAAAGCTCAAGGACTTTAATGAACCGATAAATAGTTTTAAAGTGTCTTTAATTGATGAGGATCAGGAGAATAGAATTTTAGCTGACGCAAATGGTGTAAACAATAATTTGATTGAAAGTAGATCGGGAAATGGAAATTTAGCAGGGGATAAAGTGGTAATAGAAAATGTGGTTGATGAGAGCTTAGTTGTTCGAGATATTGTCAAAGGTGGTCCATTTATAGAGGCTTTGATTGAAGAAAGCCATACCATTGGAGAAAATGCCATTGTAGGGAACCTGGTAGTTGAGGCAATTGGAATAGATGGTAAGCCTGTTGTTCAATCTTGTCAGTCTATGGATGAGCTTGAGACTCGTCCGGTAGAGAAAGGAGGCTTTGACAGTAGTGACGGTAATGATGATGATTTACTCTTGAAGACCCTGAGGCGGCCCAAGAAATCACTATGGGGACCAAAGGTTGAAGCAGAGGAAAGTTTGGGGTGCGAACAGCAGAATGTTGAGAATGTGTTAGTTTCAAATTTTGGTGGAGAAGAAGCAGCTGAAGAAAGTGGATTGACGACACCTAGGAAGAATTTGGagttgaaaatgtcaaaaaagatCTCACTTAATAAGTGCCCAATGACTGTTAAAGAGCTCTTTGACACTGGCTTGCTTGATGGGGTTCCAGTAGTTTACATGGGTACAATTAGTAGTAAG ACAGCTGGTCTTCGGGGCATCATAACAGATGGAGGAATTTTGTGTTCATGTTCCTTGTGTAAAGGGCGCAGA GTTGTTCCACCTTCCCAATTTGAGATTCATGCTTGTAAACAATACAAACGAGCAGCTCAATATATCTGCTTTGAAAATGGGAAGAGCCTGCTTGAGGTGTTGCGGGCATGCAGGAGAGGACCTCTGCATACATTAGAAGcaacaattcaaaatatcattagAGCTGTACCTGAGCAAAAATGTTTCACTTGTAGAAGATGCAAAG GTTCATTTCCTGTAATACATGTTGGCCAAGTAGGACCGCTTTGCAATTCATGCGTGGAGTTGAAGAAATCTCAGTTCATCACAATGAGTTCACCCAGTGTTGGAACCAG ATCACAAGAACCCGTTTCGATGTTGCAGTCCTTTGGAAGTGCATCATTGAGTGTCTCTCCACAAAATAGAAGTCAAAGGAAGAAAGCAAACAA GTCATCAGAGCTCGATTTGACATCAAATTCACCTCAATGTTCTTCGTCATCTATTTCTTTACAAAACAGACGTCCATGGAAGACAACAAGAAA GTTAACGAAGCCAGGGTTATTCACGAAGTCCTTGAAGAGCGCTTCAGTGCATATTTCCTCTCAAGATAAGGGCCATTGGAGAACAAAAAAGAA GCCAGTGAAACCAGTGTTGATGTCAAAGATGTTCAAAGGAGCTTCATCACCAATTTATTCACCCAATGGAAGTCAATGGAAGATGACAACAAA AGATCAGCGATTGCATAAGTTGGTATTTGAGGAAGATGGACTGCCTGATGGAACTGAAGTTGCATACTATGCCCGTGGACAG GTTAGCCCCTCACAGTTTGAAGCTCATGCTGGTTGGGCTTCTCGTCGAAAACC CTACGCGTACATTTACACGTCTAATGGGGTGTCTCTGCATGAACTGGCAATATCTCTCTCAAAAGGCCGTCTTTATTCTGCCAAGGATAATGATGTTGCATGCATCATTTGTGCTGATGGTGGAAATCTTTTGCTTTGTGATGGATGCCCAAGGGCATTTCATAAAG AATGTGCTTCTCTACCAACAATTCCTCATGGTCGCTGGTACTGCAAATATTGCCAGAacatgttgatgagagaaaagtGTGCAGAACATAATGCTAATGCTGCTGCTGCTGGAAGGATTTTAGGAGTTGATGCTATAGAGCAAATAACCAGCAGATGTGTACGAATTGTGAAGAACATCGAGACAGAACTTAGTGGATGCACATTATGCAG gGCATGCGATTTTAGCAAATCAGGATTTGGTCCTCGGACAGTTATACTTTGTGATCAG TGTGAGAAAGAATATCATATTGGCTGTTTGAGGACTCATAAAATGGCTGATCTAAGG GAAATACCGAAAGGGAAGTGGTTTTGCTGCTCAGATTGCGGTAGGATCCATTCTACACTGCAGAAGTTGCTCATTCATGGAGCTGAAAGGCTCCCTGACTCCCTTTTGGATGTATTAAAGAAGAAATATGCGGAAAAAGGTTTAGATGCTGATATCAATATTGATGTGAGATGGAGGCTTCTTAGCAGCAAATTCGCTTCTCCTGAAACTAGATTGTTGCTTTCTCAAGCAGTTGGTATCTTCCAT GAATGTTTCAACCCCATAGTTGATGCAAcaactgggagggaccttatccCATGCATGGTTTATGG TAGGAACTTAAAGGGCCAAGAATACGGTGGAATGTATTGTGCTGTATTGACAATTAA CTCATTCGTTGTATCAGCTGGAATAATTCGAGTTTTTGGGCAAGAAATTGCTGAAATCCCTTTAGTTGCTACAAGCATTGCTAACCATGGAAAG GGTTACTTCCAGCTGTTATTCTCTTGTATCGAAAAGCTGTTGGCATTCTTGAATGTAAAAAATATCATTCTCCCAGCTGCTGAAGAAGCTGAATCAATCTGGACAGATAAATTTGGTTTCAAGAAGTTAAGACCCGACCAG CTCAGTGAATATAGAAAATCATGCTGCCAGATGGTTATTTTCCAAGGAACTTCGATGCTACAGAAAGAAGTTCCAATCCATCAACTCATTAGTAGTATCGAGCGCAGGGAGTTATATGAACATTTGAACCAAGGAAGATCTGATTTTCTAGA GTGA
- the LOC121214035 gene encoding uncharacterized protein isoform X2 produces MKRELDYGVDGSLGQTREAVIHSQTQASSSSSCCKRVNSTQVNGYIVYTRVKKSRIDCRVSENLDNQKLKDFNEPINSFKVSLIDEDQENRILADANGVNNNLIESRSGNGNLAGDKVVIENVVDESLVVRDIVKGGPFIEALIEESHTIGENAIVGNLVVEAIGIDGKPVVQSCQSMDELETRPVEKGGFDSSDGNDDDLLLKTLRRPKKSLWGPKVEAEESLGCEQQNVENVLVSNFGGEEAAEESGLTTPRKNLELKMSKKISLNKCPMTVKELFDTGLLDGVPVVYMGTISSKTAGLRGIITDGGILCSCSLCKGRRVVPPSQFEIHACKQYKRAAQYICFENGKSLLEVLRACRRGPLHTLEATIQNIIRAVPEQKCFTCRRCKGSFPVIHVGQVGPLCNSCVELKKSQFITMSSPSVGTRSQEPVSMLQSFGSASLSVSPQNRSQRKKANKSSELDLTSNSPQCSSSSISLQNRRPWKTTRKLTKPGLFTKSLKSASVHISSQDKGHWRTKKKPVKPVLMSKMFKGASSPIYSPNGSQWKMTTKDQRLHKLVFEEDGLPDGTEVAYYARGQRLLEGYKKGFGIICRCCNCEVSPSQFEAHAGWASRRKPYAYIYTSNGVSLHELAISLSKGRLYSAKDNDVACIICADGGNLLLCDGCPRAFHKECASLPTIPHGRWYCKYCQNMLMREKCAEHNANAAAAGRILGVDAIEQITSRCVRIVKNIETELSGCTLCRACDFSKSGFGPRTVILCDQCEKEYHIGCLRTHKMADLREIPKGKWFCCSDCGRIHSTLQKLLIHGAERLPDSLLDVLKKKYAEKGLDADINIDVRWRLLSSKFASPETRLLLSQAVGIFHECFNPIVDATTGRDLIPCMVYGRNLKGQEYGGMYCAVLTINSFVVSAGIIRVFGQEIAEIPLVATSIANHGKGYFQLLFSCIEKLLAFLNVKNIILPAAEEAESIWTDKFGFKKLRPDQLSEYRKSCCQMVIFQGTSMLQKEVPIHQLISSIERRELYEHLNQGRSDFLE; encoded by the exons ATGAAGCGAGAGTTGGATTACGGAGTGGATGGTTCACTCGGTCAAACTCGGGAGGCAGTGATTCACTCTCAAACTCAGGCGAGTTCTAGTAGTAGTTGTTGTAAAAGAGTTAATAGTACTCAAGTGAATGGTTACATTGTGTACACTCGAGTTAAAAAGTCGAGAATTGATTGCCGTGTTTCTGAGAATTTAGATAACCAAAAGCTCAAGGACTTTAATGAACCGATAAATAGTTTTAAAGTGTCTTTAATTGATGAGGATCAGGAGAATAGAATTTTAGCTGACGCAAATGGTGTAAACAATAATTTGATTGAAAGTAGATCGGGAAATGGAAATTTAGCAGGGGATAAAGTGGTAATAGAAAATGTGGTTGATGAGAGCTTAGTTGTTCGAGATATTGTCAAAGGTGGTCCATTTATAGAGGCTTTGATTGAAGAAAGCCATACCATTGGAGAAAATGCCATTGTAGGGAACCTGGTAGTTGAGGCAATTGGAATAGATGGTAAGCCTGTTGTTCAATCTTGTCAGTCTATGGATGAGCTTGAGACTCGTCCGGTAGAGAAAGGAGGCTTTGACAGTAGTGACGGTAATGATGATGATTTACTCTTGAAGACCCTGAGGCGGCCCAAGAAATCACTATGGGGACCAAAGGTTGAAGCAGAGGAAAGTTTGGGGTGCGAACAGCAGAATGTTGAGAATGTGTTAGTTTCAAATTTTGGTGGAGAAGAAGCAGCTGAAGAAAGTGGATTGACGACACCTAGGAAGAATTTGGagttgaaaatgtcaaaaaagatCTCACTTAATAAGTGCCCAATGACTGTTAAAGAGCTCTTTGACACTGGCTTGCTTGATGGGGTTCCAGTAGTTTACATGGGTACAATTAGTAGTAAG ACAGCTGGTCTTCGGGGCATCATAACAGATGGAGGAATTTTGTGTTCATGTTCCTTGTGTAAAGGGCGCAGA GTTGTTCCACCTTCCCAATTTGAGATTCATGCTTGTAAACAATACAAACGAGCAGCTCAATATATCTGCTTTGAAAATGGGAAGAGCCTGCTTGAGGTGTTGCGGGCATGCAGGAGAGGACCTCTGCATACATTAGAAGcaacaattcaaaatatcattagAGCTGTACCTGAGCAAAAATGTTTCACTTGTAGAAGATGCAAAG GTTCATTTCCTGTAATACATGTTGGCCAAGTAGGACCGCTTTGCAATTCATGCGTGGAGTTGAAGAAATCTCAGTTCATCACAATGAGTTCACCCAGTGTTGGAACCAG ATCACAAGAACCCGTTTCGATGTTGCAGTCCTTTGGAAGTGCATCATTGAGTGTCTCTCCACAAAATAGAAGTCAAAGGAAGAAAGCAAACAA GTCATCAGAGCTCGATTTGACATCAAATTCACCTCAATGTTCTTCGTCATCTATTTCTTTACAAAACAGACGTCCATGGAAGACAACAAGAAA GTTAACGAAGCCAGGGTTATTCACGAAGTCCTTGAAGAGCGCTTCAGTGCATATTTCCTCTCAAGATAAGGGCCATTGGAGAACAAAAAAGAA GCCAGTGAAACCAGTGTTGATGTCAAAGATGTTCAAAGGAGCTTCATCACCAATTTATTCACCCAATGGAAGTCAATGGAAGATGACAACAAA AGATCAGCGATTGCATAAGTTGGTATTTGAGGAAGATGGACTGCCTGATGGAACTGAAGTTGCATACTATGCCCGTGGACAG AGATTGCTTGAGGGTTACAAAAAGGGCTTTGGGATAATTTGTCGTTGTTGCAATTGTGAG GTTAGCCCCTCACAGTTTGAAGCTCATGCTGGTTGGGCTTCTCGTCGAAAACC CTACGCGTACATTTACACGTCTAATGGGGTGTCTCTGCATGAACTGGCAATATCTCTCTCAAAAGGCCGTCTTTATTCTGCCAAGGATAATGATGTTGCATGCATCATTTGTGCTGATGGTGGAAATCTTTTGCTTTGTGATGGATGCCCAAGGGCATTTCATAAAG AATGTGCTTCTCTACCAACAATTCCTCATGGTCGCTGGTACTGCAAATATTGCCAGAacatgttgatgagagaaaagtGTGCAGAACATAATGCTAATGCTGCTGCTGCTGGAAGGATTTTAGGAGTTGATGCTATAGAGCAAATAACCAGCAGATGTGTACGAATTGTGAAGAACATCGAGACAGAACTTAGTGGATGCACATTATGCAG gGCATGCGATTTTAGCAAATCAGGATTTGGTCCTCGGACAGTTATACTTTGTGATCAG TGTGAGAAAGAATATCATATTGGCTGTTTGAGGACTCATAAAATGGCTGATCTAAGG GAAATACCGAAAGGGAAGTGGTTTTGCTGCTCAGATTGCGGTAGGATCCATTCTACACTGCAGAAGTTGCTCATTCATGGAGCTGAAAGGCTCCCTGACTCCCTTTTGGATGTATTAAAGAAGAAATATGCGGAAAAAGGTTTAGATGCTGATATCAATATTGATGTGAGATGGAGGCTTCTTAGCAGCAAATTCGCTTCTCCTGAAACTAGATTGTTGCTTTCTCAAGCAGTTGGTATCTTCCAT GAATGTTTCAACCCCATAGTTGATGCAAcaactgggagggaccttatccCATGCATGGTTTATGG TAGGAACTTAAAGGGCCAAGAATACGGTGGAATGTATTGTGCTGTATTGACAATTAA CTCATTCGTTGTATCAGCTGGAATAATTCGAGTTTTTGGGCAAGAAATTGCTGAAATCCCTTTAGTTGCTACAAGCATTGCTAACCATGGAAAG GGTTACTTCCAGCTGTTATTCTCTTGTATCGAAAAGCTGTTGGCATTCTTGAATGTAAAAAATATCATTCTCCCAGCTGCTGAAGAAGCTGAATCAATCTGGACAGATAAATTTGGTTTCAAGAAGTTAAGACCCGACCAG CTCAGTGAATATAGAAAATCATGCTGCCAGATGGTTATTTTCCAAGGAACTTCGATGCTACAGAAAGAAGTTCCAATCCATCAACTCATTAGTAGTATCGAGCGCAGGGAGTTATATGAACATTTGAACCAAGGAAGATCTGATTTTCTAGAGTAA